A genomic segment from Fusobacterium varium encodes:
- a CDS encoding ABC transporter ATP-binding protein, which produces MKNDFCLKISNMEKTYKNMAGQKTIALQDINLEVKEGEFISIIGPSGCGKSTLLKIVSGLDNPTGGKIEFNENFDLSQYIGFVFQDSVLLPWKNVYDNAVFPLEIKNLKTKENLEKLEQLLSMAGLADFKKSLPRELSGGMRQRVSIVRSLSYDPKLLLMDEPFGALDALTRDSLNIELLKIWEQTKKTILFVTHSIDEAVFLSSKVIVMSPRPGRIKEILDIDLGYPRTVEIRNNPKFIEYSKYLREVLE; this is translated from the coding sequence TTGAAAAATGATTTTTGTTTAAAAATTAGCAACATGGAAAAAACTTATAAAAATATGGCAGGACAAAAAACAATTGCACTTCAAGATATTAATCTAGAAGTAAAAGAAGGAGAATTTATTTCAATAATTGGACCTTCTGGTTGTGGGAAATCTACATTATTAAAAATAGTAAGTGGACTAGATAATCCAACTGGTGGAAAAATTGAATTTAATGAAAATTTTGATTTAAGTCAATACATAGGATTTGTTTTTCAAGATTCTGTATTATTACCTTGGAAAAATGTATATGATAATGCAGTTTTTCCTTTAGAAATAAAAAATTTAAAAACAAAAGAAAATCTTGAAAAATTAGAACAATTGTTATCTATGGCGGGATTAGCAGATTTTAAAAAATCACTTCCAAGAGAGCTTTCTGGAGGGATGAGACAAAGGGTTTCGATAGTTAGATCCCTTTCTTATGATCCGAAACTTTTATTAATGGATGAACCTTTTGGAGCCTTAGATGCTTTAACTAGAGATTCGTTAAATATAGAGTTATTAAAAATTTGGGAACAAACTAAAAAAACTATATTGTTTGTAACACACAGTATTGATGAAGCTGTATTTCTTTCAAGTAAAGTTATAGTAATGTCACCTAGACCAGGAAGAATTAAAGAAATATTAGACATAGATTTAGGATATCCAAGAACAGTAGAGATAAGAAATAATCCTAAATTTATAGAATACAGCAAATATTTAAGAGAGGTGTTAGAATAA